A DNA window from Theobroma cacao cultivar B97-61/B2 chromosome 5, Criollo_cocoa_genome_V2, whole genome shotgun sequence contains the following coding sequences:
- the LOC18597789 gene encoding histone H4, translated as MSGRGKGGKGLGKGGAKRHRKVLRDNIQGITKPAIRRLARRGGVKRISGLIYEETRGVLKIFLENVIRDAVTYTEHARRKTVTAMDVVYALKRQGRTLYGFGG; from the coding sequence ATGTCTGGCCGTGGAAAGGGAGGTAAGGGATTGGGAAAGGGTGGAGCCAAGAGGCACAGGAAGGTGCTTCGAGATAACATTCAGGGTATCACCAAGCCGGCGATTCGAAGGTTGGCTCGTAGAGGTGGTGTGAAGAGGATCAGCGGCTTGATCTACGAGGAGACACGTGGCGTCCTTAAGATCTTTCTGGAAAATGTGATCCGTGACGCCGTTACCTATACGGAGCACGCTAGGCGCAAGACTGTTACCGCCATGGACGTCGTGTACGCTCTCAAGAGGCAGGGCAGGACTCTCTACGGTTTCGGTGGTTAG